The following coding sequences are from one Streptomyces sp. V3I7 window:
- a CDS encoding sensor histidine kinase — protein MSGFLAGLCVGMLPLLAAGFWLGRRTARPESLGGLGTPVEHATFQTLHTASLATPPLRAGLTEETARKSARRLRTLLGTDALCLADHQRVLVWDGVGGHHRTEIMRRLTGPLETGRGEAFKLSCESPDCPVRWAVVAPLTVDDRVHGALVACAPRESAVLARAAGEVARWVSVQLELADFDQSRTRLIEAEIKALRAQISPHFIFNSLAVIASFVRTDPERARELLLEFADFTRYSFRRHGDFTTLADELHAIDHYLALVRARFGDRLAVTLQIAPEVLPVALPFLCLQPLVENAVKHGLEGKAGTCHIQITARDAGAEALVVIEDDGAGMDPEELRRILAGEISPSGGIGLSNVDDRLRQVYGDDHGLVIETAVGAGMKITARLPKYQPGVHSAGRLAPPG, from the coding sequence GTGAGCGGGTTCCTCGCGGGGCTCTGCGTCGGCATGCTCCCGCTGCTCGCCGCCGGGTTCTGGCTCGGGCGGCGCACGGCACGCCCGGAGAGCCTCGGCGGACTCGGCACGCCGGTCGAGCACGCCACCTTCCAGACCCTGCACACCGCCTCCCTCGCCACACCCCCGCTGCGCGCGGGCCTCACCGAGGAGACCGCGCGCAAGTCGGCCCGCAGACTGCGCACACTGCTCGGCACCGACGCGCTCTGCCTCGCCGACCATCAGCGGGTGCTCGTCTGGGACGGCGTCGGCGGCCACCACCGCACCGAGATCATGCGGCGGCTGACCGGACCGCTGGAGACGGGCCGCGGAGAGGCGTTCAAGCTGAGCTGCGAGAGTCCCGACTGCCCCGTCCGCTGGGCCGTCGTCGCCCCGCTCACCGTCGACGACCGGGTGCACGGCGCGCTCGTCGCCTGCGCTCCCCGTGAGTCCGCCGTCCTCGCCCGCGCCGCCGGGGAGGTGGCCCGCTGGGTCAGCGTCCAGCTCGAACTCGCCGACTTCGACCAGTCCCGCACCCGGCTCATCGAGGCCGAGATCAAGGCCCTGCGCGCCCAGATATCCCCGCACTTCATCTTCAACTCGCTCGCGGTCATCGCCTCGTTCGTGCGCACCGACCCCGAGCGCGCCCGCGAACTGCTGCTGGAGTTCGCCGACTTCACCCGCTACTCGTTCCGCCGCCACGGCGACTTCACCACCCTCGCCGACGAACTCCACGCCATCGACCACTACCTGGCCCTCGTCCGCGCCCGCTTCGGCGACCGGCTCGCCGTCACCCTCCAGATCGCCCCCGAGGTGCTGCCCGTCGCGCTGCCGTTCCTGTGCCTGCAGCCCCTCGTCGAGAACGCCGTCAAGCACGGCCTGGAGGGCAAGGCCGGCACCTGCCACATCCAGATCACCGCGCGGGACGCCGGCGCCGAGGCCCTGGTCGTCATCGAGGACGACGGCGCCGGGATGGACCCCGAGGAGCTGCGCCGCATCCTCGCCGGCGAGATCAGCCCCTCGGGCGGCATCGGCCTGTCCAACGTCGACGACCGGCTCCGCCAGGTGTACGGCGACGACCACGGCCTCGTCATCGAGACCGCGGTGGGCGCGGGCATGAAGATCACCGCCCGGCTGCCGAAGTACCAGCCGGGAGTGCACTCGGCGGGCCGTCTCGCACCGCCCGGGTGA
- a CDS encoding LytTR family DNA-binding domain-containing protein: protein MLRALAVDDERPSLEELLYLLSADPRVSSVEGAGDATEALRRITRALESGPDGPDAIDVVFLDVQMPGLDGLELARLLGGFARPPRVVFVTAHEDFAVRAFDLDAVDYVLKPVRKERLAEAVRRVTELGGAAPRIPVHEPDPDHIPVELGGVTRFVAVDDITHVEAHGDYARLHTDRGSHLVRIPLSTLEDRWRGRGFVRIHRRHLVALRHVGELRLDAGTVSVLVGAEELQVSRRHTRELRDLLMRRTAGQG from the coding sequence ATGCTGCGCGCCCTCGCCGTCGACGACGAACGACCCTCGCTGGAGGAGCTCCTGTACCTGCTGAGCGCCGACCCCCGTGTGAGCAGCGTCGAGGGCGCCGGTGACGCCACCGAGGCGCTGCGCCGTATCACCCGCGCGCTGGAGTCCGGGCCCGACGGCCCCGACGCCATCGACGTCGTCTTCCTCGACGTCCAGATGCCCGGCCTCGACGGCCTCGAACTGGCCCGGCTGCTCGGGGGGTTCGCCCGGCCGCCGCGCGTCGTGTTCGTCACCGCCCACGAGGACTTCGCCGTCCGCGCCTTCGACCTCGACGCCGTCGACTACGTCCTCAAGCCCGTCCGCAAGGAACGCCTCGCCGAGGCCGTGCGCCGCGTCACCGAACTGGGCGGCGCCGCCCCGCGGATACCTGTGCACGAACCTGACCCCGACCACATACCCGTCGAACTCGGCGGCGTGACACGGTTCGTGGCCGTCGACGACATCACCCACGTCGAGGCGCACGGCGACTACGCCCGGCTGCACACCGACCGCGGCAGCCACCTCGTGCGCATCCCGCTGTCCACCCTGGAGGACCGCTGGCGCGGCCGCGGCTTCGTCCGCATCCACCGCCGCCACCTCGTCGCCCTGCGCCACGTCGGCGAACTCCGCCTGGACGCGGGCACCGTGAGCGTCCTGGTCGGAGCCGAGGAACTCCAGGTCAGCCGGCGCCACACCCGCGAGCTGCGGGACCTGCTGATGCGCCGCACCGCGGGACAGGGGTAG
- the def gene encoding peptide deformylase — protein sequence MRQGSIPGARGRVRPLTLLGDPVLHAPCAEVTEFGPQLAELVEDLYATMYAAQGVGLAANQIGVPLRVFVYDCPDDEDVRHLGHVVNPRLVETDGVVLRGPEGCLSLPGLEAGTERYDHAVVEGVTMTGEPVTVHGTGFFARCLQHECDHLSGQVYPDRLTGWRRRRLLRQATRAPWGR from the coding sequence ATGCGACAAGGCTCGATCCCGGGCGCCCGCGGGCGCGTCCGGCCCCTTACCCTGCTCGGCGACCCGGTGCTGCACGCACCCTGCGCCGAGGTCACCGAGTTCGGCCCGCAACTGGCGGAACTCGTGGAGGACTTGTACGCGACGATGTACGCCGCACAAGGGGTCGGCCTGGCCGCGAACCAGATCGGCGTGCCCCTGCGGGTGTTCGTTTACGACTGCCCGGACGACGAGGACGTCCGCCACCTCGGCCATGTGGTGAACCCGCGGCTGGTGGAGACCGACGGCGTCGTACTCCGCGGCCCCGAGGGCTGCCTCTCCCTGCCTGGCCTGGAGGCGGGCACGGAGCGTTACGACCACGCGGTCGTCGAGGGCGTCACGATGACCGGCGAGCCGGTGACCGTGCACGGCACCGGGTTCTTCGCCCGCTGCCTCCAGCACGAGTGCGACCACCTGTCGGGCCAGGTCTACCCGGACCGCCTCACGGGATGGCGCCGCCGCCGACTACTGCGGCAGGCCACACGGGCACCCTGGGGACGCTGA
- a CDS encoding TetR family transcriptional regulator, with protein MDTTQRTDQQRSADRRRRELLEAADRVVLRDGPQASMNAIAAEAGITKPILYRHFGDKGGLYAALAKRHTDALLDSLRAALDAPADRRERVESTLDTYLAAIEARPQVYRFLMHPAEGSPGDQGFDVGRHSAPLLRRMGEELAQVIEERVDLGPGSQQLARVWGHGIVGMMHAAGDWWLGERPCSRAELVRGLADLLWGRLAAAGDRMGGPAF; from the coding sequence ATGGACACCACGCAGCGGACCGATCAGCAGCGGTCCGCCGACCGCCGCCGCCGCGAGCTGCTGGAGGCCGCCGACCGGGTCGTGCTGCGCGACGGCCCCCAGGCGTCGATGAACGCCATCGCCGCGGAGGCGGGCATCACCAAGCCGATCCTCTACCGCCACTTCGGCGACAAGGGCGGCCTGTACGCGGCCCTGGCCAAGCGGCACACCGACGCCCTGCTCGACTCGCTGCGCGCGGCGCTGGACGCCCCGGCGGACCGCCGCGAGCGCGTCGAGTCGACCCTGGACACCTACCTCGCGGCGATAGAGGCACGGCCGCAGGTGTACCGGTTCCTGATGCATCCGGCGGAGGGCTCCCCGGGCGACCAGGGCTTCGACGTCGGGCGGCACAGCGCACCGCTGCTGCGCAGAATGGGCGAGGAGCTGGCCCAGGTCATCGAGGAGCGCGTGGACCTCGGCCCGGGCAGCCAGCAACTGGCCCGGGTGTGGGGCCACGGCATCGTCGGCATGATGCACGCGGCCGGCGACTGGTGGCTGGGCGAACGCCCCTGCAGCCGCGCGGAGTTGGTACGCGGCCTGGCCGACCTCCTGTGGGGCCGCCTCGCGGCCGCCGGCGACAGAATGGGCGGCCCGGCCTTCTGA
- a CDS encoding type 1 glutamine amidotransferase, giving the protein MSDNQLRLVWIYPDLLSTYGDQGNALVVERRARQRGLDVARLDVRSDQPIPTSGDIYLIGGGEDRPQRLAAERLRRDSGLYKAVENGAIVFSVCAGYQILGHEFINDLGQREPGLGLLDVVSVRNEGARCVGDVLGDINPQLGLPPLTGFENHQGITQVGPGAKPFAQVRMGRGNGTGDGTEGAYNETVFGTYMHGPVLARNPQIADLLLKLALDVNALPPTDDRWYEALRAERIAAAEQPA; this is encoded by the coding sequence ATGAGCGACAACCAACTGCGGCTGGTGTGGATCTACCCGGACCTGCTGAGCACCTACGGCGACCAGGGCAACGCCCTCGTCGTCGAGCGCCGGGCCCGGCAGCGCGGCCTGGACGTGGCGCGTCTTGACGTGCGCAGCGACCAGCCGATCCCGACGTCCGGTGACATCTACCTGATCGGCGGCGGCGAGGACCGGCCGCAGCGGCTCGCGGCCGAGCGGCTGCGCCGCGACAGCGGTCTGTACAAGGCCGTGGAGAACGGCGCGATCGTCTTCTCGGTGTGCGCCGGCTACCAGATCCTCGGCCACGAGTTCATCAACGACCTCGGCCAGCGCGAGCCGGGCCTCGGCCTGCTCGACGTGGTCTCGGTGCGCAACGAGGGCGCGCGCTGCGTCGGCGACGTCCTCGGGGACATCAACCCGCAGCTGGGCCTGCCCCCGCTGACCGGCTTCGAGAACCACCAGGGCATCACTCAGGTCGGCCCGGGCGCCAAGCCCTTCGCCCAGGTCCGCATGGGCCGCGGCAACGGCACCGGGGACGGCACGGAGGGCGCGTACAACGAGACCGTCTTCGGTACGTACATGCACGGCCCGGTGCTCGCGCGGAACCCGCAGATCGCCGACCTGCTGCTGAAGCTGGCGCTCGACGTGAACGCGCTGCCGCCGACCGACGACCGCTGGTACGAGGCGCTGCGCGCCGAGCGCATCGCGGCCGCCGAGCAGCCCGCCTGA
- a CDS encoding Lrp/AsnC family transcriptional regulator produces the protein MNSRAAQFDELDRKIITALMANARTSFAEIGAAIGLSATAVKRRADRLRETGVITGFTATVRPSALGWRTEAYVEVYCDGAAPPRRLAEVVSNHPEIAAAMTVTGGADALLHVRARDVEHFEEVLERIRAVPFIRKTISVMVLSHLLPESPEAGATQPAPE, from the coding sequence ATGAACAGCAGGGCGGCCCAGTTCGACGAGCTCGACCGGAAGATCATCACGGCGTTGATGGCGAACGCCAGGACCAGCTTCGCCGAGATCGGCGCGGCGATCGGTCTGTCGGCCACGGCGGTGAAGCGGCGCGCCGACCGGTTGCGGGAGACGGGTGTGATCACCGGGTTCACGGCCACGGTGCGGCCGTCGGCGCTGGGCTGGCGCACCGAGGCGTACGTCGAGGTGTACTGCGACGGCGCGGCACCGCCCCGGCGGCTGGCGGAGGTGGTGAGCAACCATCCGGAGATCGCGGCGGCGATGACGGTGACGGGCGGCGCGGACGCACTGCTGCACGTGCGGGCGCGGGACGTCGAGCACTTCGAGGAGGTGCTGGAGCGGATCCGTGCGGTGCCGTTCATCCGGAAGACGATCAGTGTGATGGTGCTGTCCCATCTGCTGCCGGAGAGTCCGGAGGCGGGCGCCACCCAGCCGGCGCCGGAGTGA
- a CDS encoding MurT ligase domain-containing protein produces the protein MAGNSDPLSPRAKLAVTAGKAVAAASRAAGRGSGSVIGGRVALKLDPDLLARLATHLDVILVSATNGKTTTTRLIAEALRAAGPVVSNALGANMPAGITSALAGGSDARYAVIEVDEKYLAGVARDTDPKCIALLNLSRDQLDRAAETRMLAENWREGLSGSKSVIIANCDDPLVVWAASSSPNVIWVAAGQMWKEDAWSCPSCGGVMQRPGDDWFCAECGFRRPTPTWALSGDHVIDPHGSAWPIQLQLPGRANKANAASSAAVAAVFGVPPQVALERMYQVQAVAGRYDVVQFQGRDLRLLLAKNPAGWLETFSLIDPPPTPVVLSVNARGADGTDTSWLWDVDYTRLTGHPIFVIGDRKLDLAVRLEVANQHFQVCDTLDQAVQQAPPGRIEVIANYTAFQDLRRRVGN, from the coding sequence ATGGCAGGCAACTCGGACCCGCTCTCGCCGCGGGCCAAGCTGGCCGTGACGGCGGGCAAAGCGGTCGCGGCGGCATCACGCGCCGCGGGACGCGGCAGCGGATCGGTGATCGGTGGCCGGGTCGCGCTGAAACTCGACCCCGACCTGCTCGCACGACTGGCGACGCACCTGGACGTGATCCTGGTCTCGGCCACCAACGGCAAGACCACGACCACGCGGCTCATCGCCGAGGCGCTGCGCGCCGCCGGCCCCGTCGTGTCGAACGCGCTCGGTGCCAACATGCCGGCCGGCATCACCTCCGCGCTCGCGGGCGGCTCGGATGCCCGGTACGCCGTGATCGAGGTCGACGAGAAGTACCTCGCGGGCGTGGCCAGGGACACCGACCCGAAGTGCATCGCGCTGCTCAACCTCTCCCGGGACCAGCTCGATCGCGCCGCCGAGACCCGGATGCTCGCCGAGAACTGGCGCGAGGGCCTGTCCGGCTCCAAGTCCGTGATCATCGCCAACTGCGACGACCCGCTGGTGGTCTGGGCCGCGTCCTCCTCCCCCAACGTGATCTGGGTCGCAGCCGGCCAGATGTGGAAGGAAGACGCCTGGTCCTGCCCGTCCTGCGGCGGTGTGATGCAGCGCCCCGGTGACGACTGGTTCTGCGCCGAGTGCGGCTTCCGCCGTCCGACCCCGACCTGGGCCCTGTCCGGGGACCACGTCATCGACCCGCACGGCTCCGCGTGGCCGATCCAGCTCCAGCTGCCGGGCCGCGCCAACAAGGCCAACGCCGCCAGCTCCGCCGCGGTCGCCGCCGTCTTCGGCGTGCCCCCGCAGGTCGCCCTGGAGCGCATGTACCAGGTGCAGGCCGTCGCCGGACGCTACGACGTCGTCCAGTTCCAGGGCCGCGACCTCAGGCTGCTGCTGGCGAAGAACCCGGCCGGCTGGCTCGAGACGTTCTCCCTGATCGACCCGCCGCCGACCCCGGTGGTCCTGTCCGTGAACGCGCGCGGCGCCGACGGCACCGACACCTCCTGGCTGTGGGACGTCGACTACACGCGCCTGACCGGCCACCCGATCTTCGTCATCGGCGACCGGAAGCTGGACCTCGCCGTGCGTCTGGAGGTCGCGAACCAGCACTTCCAGGTCTGCGACACCCTCGACCAGGCCGTACAGCAGGCCCCGCCCGGACGCATCGAGGTCATCGCGAACTACACCGCGTTCCAGGACCTGCGCCGCCGCGTCGGCAACTGA
- a CDS encoding cytochrome c oxidase assembly protein has protein sequence MDHSGHGMTMDLPPFTLGRGLEWSADPFFLVACLAGLGLYAWGVVRLRRRGDAWPVSRTVSYVLGVLTIGLMMCSRLNDYGMVMFSVHMVQHMVISMLSPILILLGAPVTLALRALPVAGRGRKGPRELLLALLHSRYMRVITHPVFTIPLFIASLYVLYFSPIFDFLMGSKVGHVAMMVHFLAVGVVFFWPIIGVDPGPRRPGHLMRMLELFAGMPFHAFFGIALMMASTPLVETFRNPPASLGIDALTDQNAAGGIAWAFSEIPSVLVLVALLFQWYGSEQRQARRQDRAADRDGDKELEAYNAYLASLNARRS, from the coding sequence ATGGATCACAGCGGGCACGGCATGACGATGGATCTGCCGCCGTTCACGCTGGGCCGCGGTCTCGAGTGGTCGGCGGACCCGTTCTTCCTCGTCGCCTGCCTGGCCGGGCTCGGACTGTACGCCTGGGGGGTCGTCCGGCTTCGGCGGCGCGGTGACGCGTGGCCGGTCTCGCGGACGGTGTCGTACGTCCTCGGTGTGCTGACCATCGGCCTGATGATGTGCAGCAGGCTGAACGACTACGGCATGGTCATGTTCAGCGTGCACATGGTGCAGCACATGGTGATCAGCATGCTGTCGCCGATCCTGATCCTGCTCGGCGCCCCGGTCACCCTGGCGCTGCGCGCCCTGCCGGTGGCGGGCCGTGGCCGCAAGGGCCCCCGCGAGCTGCTGCTGGCCCTGCTGCACAGCCGCTACATGCGGGTCATCACCCACCCGGTGTTCACGATCCCGCTGTTCATCGCGAGTCTGTACGTGCTCTACTTCTCCCCGATCTTCGACTTCCTCATGGGGTCGAAGGTCGGGCACGTCGCGATGATGGTGCACTTCCTGGCCGTGGGTGTGGTGTTCTTCTGGCCGATCATCGGCGTCGACCCCGGTCCGCGCCGGCCGGGCCATCTGATGCGGATGCTGGAGCTGTTCGCGGGCATGCCGTTCCACGCGTTCTTCGGCATCGCGCTGATGATGGCCTCGACCCCGCTGGTCGAGACGTTCCGCAACCCGCCCGCCTCGCTCGGCATCGACGCGCTCACCGACCAGAACGCGGCGGGTGGCATCGCCTGGGCGTTCAGCGAGATCCCGTCCGTGCTGGTGCTGGTCGCCCTGCTGTTCCAGTGGTACGGCTCCGAGCAGCGGCAGGCCCGGCGCCAGGACCGCGCGGCCGACCGGGACGGCGACAAGGAGCTCGAGGCCTACAACGCCTACCTGGCGTCGCTGAACGCACGCCGGAGCTGA
- a CDS encoding cation acetate symporter: protein MNSGYAVSYSVPAVALVVVATVLVGAFGLRVSRTTSDFYVASRTVGPRLNAAAISGEYLSAASFLGIAGLVLVQGPDMLWYPVGYTAGYLVLLLFVAAPLRRSGAYTLPDFAEARLASQPVRRLAGAFVVGIGWLYLLPQLQGAGLTLTVLTGAPEPLGGVIVAAVVVATVAAGGMRSITFVQAFQYWLKLTALLVPALFLTLAWQGDGAPRHAFEEPAAFRSHPSIRVEDTLDLRLERPLTVTVTGTVDGRTHHADRVTLPAGPHHIEHGTRLTFAPGTPVPTADRAVTDGMSTSLAAGREERPLYATYGLILATFLGTMGLPHVVVRFYTSPHGVAARRTTVAVLALIGAFYLLPPVYGALGRLYAPELALTGGTDAAVLLLPGRMIGGLGGDLLGALIAGGAFAAFLSTASGLTMAVAGVLTQDVLPARGVRHFRLGTVLAMAVPLAASVLVGGLPVADAVGLAFAVSASSFCPLLVLGIWWRRLTPPGAAAGMLAGGGSAFAAVSATMADFPGTGPLHALLAWPALWSVPLGFLTMVLVSLATANRVPPGTAAILARFHLPEELRAEAKA, encoded by the coding sequence ATGAACTCCGGTTACGCAGTGAGCTATTCGGTGCCCGCCGTCGCCCTCGTCGTCGTCGCCACCGTCCTCGTAGGCGCCTTCGGCCTGCGCGTGTCCCGCACCACCTCCGACTTCTACGTCGCCTCCCGCACCGTCGGCCCCCGCCTGAACGCGGCCGCCATCAGCGGCGAGTACCTCTCCGCCGCCTCCTTCCTCGGCATCGCGGGACTCGTCCTCGTCCAGGGCCCCGACATGCTCTGGTACCCGGTCGGCTACACCGCCGGATACCTGGTCCTGCTCCTGTTCGTCGCCGCCCCGCTGCGCCGCTCCGGCGCCTACACCCTCCCCGACTTCGCCGAGGCCCGGCTCGCCTCCCAGCCGGTGCGACGGCTCGCCGGGGCCTTCGTCGTCGGCATCGGCTGGCTCTACCTGCTGCCCCAACTCCAAGGCGCCGGGCTCACCTTGACCGTGCTCACCGGAGCGCCCGAGCCGCTCGGCGGGGTCATCGTCGCCGCCGTGGTGGTCGCCACCGTCGCCGCGGGCGGCATGCGCAGCATCACCTTCGTCCAGGCGTTCCAGTACTGGCTCAAGCTCACCGCCCTCCTCGTCCCCGCCCTCTTCCTCACCCTCGCCTGGCAGGGCGACGGCGCCCCCCGCCACGCCTTCGAGGAACCGGCCGCCTTCCGCTCTCACCCCAGCATCCGCGTCGAGGACACCCTCGACCTGAGGCTCGAGAGGCCGCTGACCGTCACCGTGACCGGCACGGTCGACGGCCGCACCCACCACGCCGACCGCGTCACCCTGCCCGCAGGACCCCACCACATCGAGCACGGCACCCGGCTCACCTTCGCTCCCGGCACCCCCGTCCCCACCGCCGACCGGGCCGTCACCGACGGCATGTCCACCTCGCTCGCCGCGGGCCGCGAGGAACGCCCGCTGTACGCCACGTACGGCCTGATCCTCGCCACCTTCCTCGGCACCATGGGCCTGCCGCACGTCGTCGTCCGCTTCTACACCAGCCCGCACGGCGTCGCCGCCCGCCGCACCACCGTCGCCGTCCTCGCCCTGATCGGCGCCTTCTACCTGCTGCCACCCGTGTACGGCGCCCTCGGCCGCCTCTACGCCCCCGAACTCGCCCTCACCGGCGGCACCGACGCCGCCGTCCTGCTGCTGCCCGGCCGCATGATCGGCGGCCTCGGCGGCGACCTGCTCGGCGCGCTCATCGCGGGCGGGGCCTTCGCCGCGTTCCTCTCCACGGCCTCGGGACTCACCATGGCCGTGGCGGGCGTCCTCACCCAGGACGTCCTCCCGGCGCGCGGCGTACGGCACTTCAGACTCGGGACCGTGCTCGCCATGGCCGTACCGCTGGCGGCGAGCGTGCTCGTCGGCGGCCTGCCGGTCGCCGACGCGGTGGGGCTCGCCTTCGCCGTCTCGGCGTCCTCGTTCTGCCCGCTGCTCGTCCTCGGCATCTGGTGGCGGCGGCTGACCCCGCCCGGCGCGGCCGCCGGCATGCTGGCCGGCGGCGGCTCCGCGTTCGCCGCCGTCTCCGCGACCATGGCGGACTTCCCCGGCACCGGCCCGCTGCACGCCCTGCTCGCCTGGCCCGCGCTGTGGTCGGTGCCCCTGGGCTTCCTCACGATGGTGCTGGTCTCCCTGGCCACCGCGAACCGGGTGCCGCCCGGGACGGCCGCGATCCTGGCCCGTTTCCACCTCCCCGAGGAGCTGCGGGCGGAGGCGAAGGCGTGA
- a CDS encoding 6-phosphofructokinase — MRIGVLTSGGDCPGLNAVIRSVVHRAVADHGDEVIGFRDGWKGLLEGDHLKLDLDAVGGILARGGTILGSSRVRPEHLRDGVERARGHLQDLGLDAVIPIGGEGTLKAARLLSDNGLPIVGVPKTIDNDIAVTDVTFGFDTAVGVATEALDRLKTTAESHQRVLIVEVMGRHTGWIALHSGMAAGAHAVVVPERPFDIEELTRKVGQRFEAGKRFAIVVAAEGAKPRPGSMDFDEGGTDVYGHERFAGIARQLSVELERRLGKEARPVILGHVQRGGTPTAYDRVLATRFGWHAVEAVHRGEFGSMTALRGTDIVMVSLAEAVETLKTVPLERYDEAECVL, encoded by the coding sequence ATGCGCATTGGTGTCCTCACGTCCGGCGGTGACTGCCCCGGCCTGAACGCCGTCATCCGGTCCGTCGTCCACCGTGCCGTCGCGGACCACGGCGACGAGGTCATCGGGTTCCGGGACGGCTGGAAGGGCCTCCTGGAGGGTGACCACCTCAAGCTCGACCTCGACGCGGTGGGCGGCATCCTCGCCCGCGGCGGCACCATCCTCGGCTCCTCCCGGGTCCGCCCGGAACATCTGCGGGACGGCGTGGAGCGGGCGCGGGGCCATCTCCAGGACCTCGGCCTGGACGCGGTCATCCCGATCGGCGGCGAGGGCACGCTGAAGGCGGCCCGGCTGCTGTCGGACAACGGACTTCCCATCGTGGGCGTGCCGAAGACCATCGACAACGACATCGCCGTCACGGACGTGACGTTCGGCTTCGACACGGCGGTGGGTGTCGCCACCGAGGCGCTGGACCGGCTGAAGACCACCGCCGAGTCCCACCAGCGCGTGCTGATCGTGGAGGTCATGGGCCGCCACACCGGCTGGATCGCGCTGCACTCCGGCATGGCGGCCGGCGCCCACGCCGTCGTCGTACCGGAACGCCCCTTCGACATCGAGGAGTTGACCCGCAAGGTCGGCCAGCGCTTCGAGGCGGGCAAGCGGTTCGCGATCGTCGTGGCCGCCGAGGGGGCCAAGCCGCGCCCCGGGTCCATGGACTTCGACGAGGGCGGCACGGACGTCTACGGCCACGAGCGCTTCGCCGGGATCGCCCGGCAGCTGTCCGTGGAGCTGGAGCGGCGCCTGGGCAAGGAGGCCCGACCGGTCATCCTCGGGCACGTGCAGCGCGGCGGGACGCCGACGGCGTACGACAGGGTGCTGGCGACGCGGTTCGGCTGGCACGCGGTGGAGGCCGTGCACCGCGGGGAGTTCGGCAGCATGACCGCGCTGCGCGGCACCGACATCGTGATGGTGTCGCTGGCCGAGGCGGTCGAGACGCTGAAGACGGTTCCCCTGGAGCGCTACGACGAGGCGGAGTGCGTGCTGTAG
- a CDS encoding acyl-CoA dehydrogenase family protein, which translates to MAEFTMELNDEQKEVRDWLHGFAADVIRPAAAEWDEREETPWPVIQEAAKVGIYSLDFYAQQYFDPTGLGIPMAMEELFWGDAGIALSIVGTGLAAVGVLANGTEEQIGTWIPQMYGDATDVKVAAFCSSEPDAGSDVASMRTRAVYDEAKDEWVLNGTKTWATNGGIAGVHVVVAAVDPELGSKGHASFIVPPNTPGLSQGQKFKKHGIRASHTAEVVLDDVRVPGSCLLGGKEKLDERLARARERAKAGGGERVKNAAMATFEASRPAVGAMAVGTARAAYEVALDYARGREQFGRPIIDNQGVAFQLADMRTSIDAARLLVWRASWMAVNGKPFTAAEGSMSKLFASETAKKVTAQAIQILGGNGYTREYPVERMHRDSAIYTIFEGTSEIQRLVIARTLAGMPIR; encoded by the coding sequence ATGGCCGAGTTCACCATGGAGCTCAACGACGAGCAGAAGGAGGTCCGGGACTGGCTGCACGGCTTCGCCGCCGACGTCATCCGCCCCGCGGCCGCCGAATGGGACGAGCGCGAGGAGACTCCCTGGCCGGTCATCCAGGAGGCCGCCAAGGTCGGCATCTACTCCCTCGACTTCTACGCCCAGCAGTACTTCGACCCCACCGGCCTCGGCATACCGATGGCCATGGAGGAACTGTTCTGGGGTGACGCGGGCATCGCCCTGTCCATCGTCGGCACCGGCCTCGCCGCCGTGGGCGTCCTCGCCAACGGCACCGAGGAGCAGATCGGCACCTGGATCCCGCAGATGTACGGCGACGCCACCGACGTCAAGGTCGCCGCGTTCTGCTCCTCCGAGCCCGACGCCGGCTCCGACGTGGCCTCCATGCGCACCCGGGCCGTGTACGACGAGGCCAAGGACGAGTGGGTGCTCAACGGCACCAAGACCTGGGCGACCAACGGCGGTATCGCGGGCGTCCATGTCGTCGTCGCCGCGGTCGACCCGGAGCTGGGCTCCAAGGGCCACGCCTCCTTCATCGTCCCGCCGAACACCCCGGGCCTCAGCCAGGGCCAGAAGTTCAAGAAGCACGGCATCCGCGCCTCGCACACCGCCGAGGTCGTCCTCGACGACGTGCGCGTGCCCGGCTCCTGCCTGCTCGGCGGCAAGGAGAAGCTCGACGAGCGCCTCGCCCGGGCCCGGGAGCGGGCGAAGGCGGGCGGCGGTGAGCGAGTGAAGAACGCGGCGATGGCCACGTTCGAGGCCTCGCGGCCGGCCGTGGGCGCCATGGCCGTCGGCACCGCCCGCGCCGCCTACGAGGTCGCCCTCGACTACGCCAGGGGCCGCGAGCAGTTCGGCCGCCCGATCATCGACAACCAGGGCGTCGCCTTCCAGCTCGCCGACATGCGCACCTCCATCGACGCGGCCCGACTGCTGGTGTGGCGCGCCTCGTGGATGGCCGTCAACGGCAAGCCGTTCACCGCGGCCGAGGGCTCGATGTCCAAGCTCTTCGCCAGCGAGACCGCGAAGAAGGTGACCGCCCAGGCGATCCAGATCCTGGGCGGGAACGGCTACACGCGCGAGTACCCCGTGGAGCGGATGCATCGCGACAGCGCGATCTACACCATCTTCGAGGGCACGAGCGAGATCCAGCGGCTGGTCATCGCCCGTACGCTGGCGGGCATGCCGATCCGCTAG